Below is a window of Neodiprion virginianus isolate iyNeoVirg1 chromosome 4, iyNeoVirg1.1, whole genome shotgun sequence DNA.
TTCCTGgctttttaaattcattttactATTGCAAACTAAACATATACGACTATGTTCTCCTTCTGTTTGATTACCAGAGGCTGATTCATCACTAGTTCTTGGTATGTCATCTTCTTGTTTAGAAATATCTTCGGAAAATGTTGAAGGAACTGGTTTAGGAGGGTCTGGAAATATGGCTGTCAATGTTCTTGGTAAACAAATTCCCATGTAACACTGATTCATTAATCCATTCTCAGGAGGTGGTGTTTGGGTTACTGCATGATCTGGTACCCAACTTCGAGGAGGCTCCGAATCAGCAATACTAAGTTGTGATAAGCGTTCATCCAAACTGTACATCTATAGCAAAAGTGGAGCACTAAAGTTAAGtagcaatgaaaataattttatatctATAAATTGCTTTGAAGTAAGGAGTCCCATATAAATTAAATAGACCAATAAATTGAACTGAATCTAAATAAATTACCTCAAGGCTGCTTCGAGAGTAGCTCGGTCTATGGTGACGTTGAAAACTTCGAATACGAGCATAACCATCTGCATCATGCTGACTAAATCGTGCTGTACTTGCAATGGGACTTGGTGTATCGCCTCGGTCCCTGAATTCAATGTTTTGAATATAaagtttatatatttaaaaattattctttcaatCGAATCACATTTCTGATGAGAAGCTTCAGCAAGTAAAGGTAGAGTAAAGTAATTAGAAAGTGTAAATTTCTACTCGAGAGATCACAAAATAACATAATGGTAGTTTCAATGATGACTAACGAAACCTTAAAAATCACACAATATATCTTTTATGCAAGCTATACAAAACTACTTACAGGAATGGGTAGCGTCGAGCCTCAAGGTCTGTAGCAGCACTTTCCGAGCGATTCCTACTCCTGTGGACTACGGGCTCTGGTAATTCTGGTTTTCCATCACTTAGACTTCGGTGGTGCCGGTGTACCGGGAGAGGACTTGGCATAGGATAAGGACTACGAGGAGGAACGATTGGCCATTGTTCTCCGCGCTTGTGTCTAACACAAGGCCAATTATAAGTTAATAATATATCTGCACCAGAGTGTGTTATTGCAATTAAGCTGAGAGTGTACATCGCTGTCGCACGAACCGAATAATAGGGGCAGGACTCCGCCATTGACACGATTACACCTATAATTCCCAAATTGTTCAATAATTGAACACCCATCACAGACGTTCCTGCATGTCCCAGAGACCACAATGCCGATTTCACTTTCATTATCCTACTATCAATGTCAGCTGAAGGATCATCCCGAGTTTCAGTATCTCCTTTCCAGCTTTGTTCAGGAGTGCTTCGCAACGACTCATCGTAACTTGACTTTCGCCTAAACTCGACCAAAGACTCTGCCTTCCAAGATTTGCACAGGGACGATGTTCTCCAAGGTAGATCTATCTGTTCTACATCCTCCGAATCGATGATCGTTTCCAAACGACTCGATTCCAATGTGTCATCTGTACCTGACTCAGTTGACAGTATGTGCCCATCGTCAAGGATCAAACGGTTTcctttgttattttttgaatcCAAATCAAGTTTCATGTTACCACATTCCATATGAAATACCATCATTATATGAATGAGTCGTTGAATCACATTGCGGCGCAACAGCAACTCTATTCCTGCATCATGCTGTACCAGTTGGCCAATTAAATGGGGTGGAATAAAGACATCATGTGTCTGAGGGAGATTTTGACTAGATCTCCTATGATAAGTACCATTTTCTCCTCTTTGGCGGCGTGTAAGGGAATCATGTATCTCCCCGTCAACTAACCCAACGTATCTTTCAGAAAACCCACCAGGATTTATCCACTTTTCCAATTCATCAGTTGGTGAAGATAGACTACCAAAGATGGAATGCAATGAGTAAAGCCGGATCTTCAATAAATATCCCCGGTCTCCCAAATGATCCATCCAATTAGCCCAATTCGTGTTGGTTTGTCGTTGACGAAAAAGTACTTCCAAATTTTCGACTTCGTCACAAGCTTCATGTAACACCTCCAATGCAGCTAAAGCCACAATTTTACTTGCATCTTTCAATCTACCCCAGAGAAGTCCGATTGCCCATTGATGAGCATCTAACAGTGgagctcttaatattacaCGCAAAAAGTGTGTTGCATAGAGCCTTGTACTTTCAAGCTGTGCttcaacaattattttattaaataccTTACGTGGTATACCTTCGTTAGAATAATCCAGACTGGACGTTATCAATTTTACGTAACAGTCGTGGTTTGTTGCAAGTGCAAGGTTTTGCagtttttcaagtaaattaaACCGATTTAAGACGACTGTTCCCTTGGCAGAATGACTTAATTGACCAAGGAATAGAAAATACTTTTGACAACAGGTCGTTGACATGTGTCTTGGTGAAAATAAGCAGTCATGAGCAGATTGCATTGATGTAATAGCTGTTACTTGCTCTGCGACATCGCCAACAAGTTCGGCCAGTAAATGGTTACCCTCAGGCTCATGGAGTTCAAGTAGACAATTGATCAAGTCACATCCTGCCAACGTAGCTTCTCTTGCCAATACGGCATTCGTTCCCAATTCTACTCGACTGTATTGATTACACGAAGGTTTGAAGTACCGCACCAAACGCTTCACAAATAGTCTGTGATCAGAGTCTTGGAGCTTGCGCAGGGCGTCATCTCTAGAGCGTAATATGGATCGTACAACAGGCCAATTCCATGCCAGTGCATCCTTGAAAGTGATTACATGAGCATCTCGCAGAAGGGGTGTCGTAGGGGATTCCCTTCGCAGCCAATGTCGACTAGTAGGTCTTTGCCGCCGAGGCAAAGTGGGCCTCAACCAAGTGCCTGCTTGTAATACTCGATCGAGAAAGAGACTAGCAGGTGCCGGTCTCCGTCTCATAACTGTATGCATTCTTCCCAGGATTGCAACAGCCGCTAAAGCTTGATGTCTACCCGCGCTAGCATGTTCTAGTAAATTTGGCAAAGGTGGAGTAAGATCGCAAGCTTCTGGCGGAAGCAGTGCGTGAGCTAAATGTAGTAATGCTCCTAAGAGCACAGCAGCTCGTACAGATATGAAGGTATCCGAAGTCACAATAGTCTCTGCAAGAGCTTTGTGAAGGCCGCACTCAAGCAGGGCATATACCAACAGTGCCAAGTGCAACTCGACAATATTAGGTCTATGCCTGGAAAGTGGTGGTAGTATAGATTTCCCTTCGGCTGCCACAAATCCTTCAGAGAGCTTCCAAGAATCTCGTGTACGACTTGGGTCAACTGCGGCTAACGCGACATCTGGTTCATCTGTCCATGCAGGCAGTGGGAGCCCAAGTAATTCGTAGAGAAGCTCAAGAACAGCACCACGCACTTCCAGTTGCTCCACATACAGAATACCAGCAATTGCTTTAAGACCAGAACTATCATTTGGATGACAGAAGTGTATTATACCAGTATATGAACGTAGGACACTTAACAAGGCCAGCTTGCTCGCTGCAAATCTTTGTTCTCGTTCTTCCTTTGTTCTCTCAATACCGGTTGAATGGAGTTCGCAATAAGGTGCAGCAAGACACAGTAAAGAAACTCCGTTTCTCGTCTCTGGGTTTCCCAATAGTTTTAAAAGAACACCGACAACAGACTCTGTAATCGCTGGACTCTGTCCAGTCATAGCAGCTCTGGTTAGGGCTCCAAC
It encodes the following:
- the LOC124303962 gene encoding rapamycin-insensitive companion of mTOR; protein product: MASWMIRGRSSRSNRSHKSHLDGEDNSVQLDLSKDIKENVQEVLTNLCQRQGISNVRKLAYLNAIVKFISENDLVEYGYCNKELFCCLRIGLINEATQVRAAALRAVRYMLKKEQDVIMLNKLQYPYLVARSMDLNLRNEIERIQALRLVRRILLLAPKHFSPGLARSLISLTNGGVEEKDPIFRAFLAAVCELGVLNSDLLISCGGVGALTRAAMTGQSPAITESVVGVLLKLLGNPETRNGVSLLCLAAPYCELHSTGIERTKEEREQRFAASKLALLSVLRSYTGIIHFCHPNDSSGLKAIAGILYVEQLEVRGAVLELLYELLGLPLPAWTDEPDVALAAVDPSRTRDSWKLSEGFVAAEGKSILPPLSRHRPNIVELHLALLVYALLECGLHKALAETIVTSDTFISVRAAVLLGALLHLAHALLPPEACDLTPPLPNLLEHASAGRHQALAAVAILGRMHTVMRRRPAPASLFLDRVLQAGTWLRPTLPRRQRPTSRHWLRRESPTTPLLRDAHVITFKDALAWNWPVVRSILRSRDDALRKLQDSDHRLFVKRLVRYFKPSCNQYSRVELGTNAVLAREATLAGCDLINCLLELHEPEGNHLLAELVGDVAEQVTAITSMQSAHDCLFSPRHMSTTCCQKYFLFLGQLSHSAKGTVVLNRFNLLEKLQNLALATNHDCYVKLITSSLDYSNEGIPRKVFNKIIVEAQLESTRLYATHFLRVILRAPLLDAHQWAIGLLWGRLKDASKIVALAALEVLHEACDEVENLEVLFRQRQTNTNWANWMDHLGDRGYLLKIRLYSLHSIFGSLSSPTDELEKWINPGGFSERYVGLVDGEIHDSLTRRQRGENGTYHRRSSQNLPQTHDVFIPPHLIGQLVQHDAGIELLLRRNVIQRLIHIMMVFHMECGNMKLDLDSKNNKGNRLILDDGHILSTESGTDDTLESSRLETIIDSEDVEQIDLPWRTSSLCKSWKAESLVEFRRKSSYDESLRSTPEQSWKGDTETRDDPSADIDSRIMKVKSALWSLGHAGTSVMGVQLLNNLGIIGVIVSMAESCPYYSVRATAMYTLSLIAITHSGADILLTYNWPCVRHKRGEQWPIVPPRSPYPMPSPLPVHRHHRSLSDGKPELPEPVVHRSRNRSESAATDLEARRYPFLDRGDTPSPIASTARFSQHDADGYARIRSFQRHHRPSYSRSSLEMYSLDERLSQLSIADSEPPRSWVPDHAVTQTPPPENGLMNQCYMGICLPRTLTAIFPDPPKPVPSTFSEDISKQEDDIPRTSDESASGNQTEGEHSRICLVCNSKMNLKSQESEEGETKLNREILRHVERLANPVWYRNSRQALLRLRQQCPEKFQGTCLFSEVGARLASGTYRLQARQFLQELFLDSSFDALYTEPLSILKIPIGTEENPVHSIKSQLPVENVHKKPVSVSLENRVNGRSHYPDSQLETLSIVTEETNADSQTSLPGGRSKNTCSRIDLCSDEKIIAEILKPEERIRVSKSSDKLLKITNTSTAFSLD